The Papaver somniferum cultivar HN1 chromosome 3, ASM357369v1, whole genome shotgun sequence genome includes a region encoding these proteins:
- the LOC113359422 gene encoding uncharacterized protein LOC113359422 encodes MKRLEKRNRRLERRNRRLKRKAKKKDTVDLFPKGSSGVLNQEDSPSEGSSYVDPKHRRDKNRIVEVKTNCEAENLANPKRGETSKSTRSKIVSYTEQSDEDSERSRYRNHELSFLPEKAQGRKKKAATRRNDDQLQARLSRLEAMYKEAIGKLESKKLSEVMQEAGQSPLSDNLLRFPFPRKCSLPTFTAPFTGTGDAIEHLRMYRMTLTQWDHYDVVLCKFFPASLRDEALMWFKNFPKGSVKSFSHLSELFLETYIHNNRFRPEVDVLFQISRGPNESLRSLVTRWRKLCAEIGKVLEAYAILGFKNSLRKTDPIFVRMYETMPKNLGKLREIQEDYIALEELQDGTYDNSVKGTSREANVVEPQKPHMPCQGAGRSNNGSTQFDKHRNRGWKGRGQAQQKKEKFVNPVYTKLNTPISEILKQIDRKHKITYPWNKAPTSGGNITGRIHKLNFKGDEVFSVAKEPPIEEWLRIPISFSASEAPDGGRSHNDPLVFTMAITLPENEGEEERPKAFPWAMPKILIDGGSSAEILFYDTFKQMGFRDDCLIPSTYNIFGSNDSLTRPRGEVTLEIRVGKILTLTTFCVVDVLSPYTAIVGRSWVHGIKGVPSTYHQRLRLPTPDGVAEIIGDSGEAKYCYNMDVQNGENKVNSPKAQEKGARNANNLAEVHDYITITTDPKRSSDVPSSCGTVTSGSLTGSL; translated from the exons ATGAAAAGACTAGAAAAACGAAACAGGAGGCTAGAACGGAGAAACCGCAGGCTGAAACGTAAAGCAAAGAAGAAG GATACAGTGGATCTCTTTCCCAAGGGAAGCAGTGGCGTCCTCAACCAGGAGGATAGCCCGTCCGAGGGGTCATCATACGTTGATCCCAAGCACAGGCGAGACAAGAATAGAATCGTCGAAGTCAAAACCAACTGTGAGGCCGAGAATCTCGCTAATCCCAAGCGAGGTGAGACCTCGAAGTCAACTCGTTCTAAGATTGTATCATATACTGAACAATCGGACGAGGACTCAGAGAGATCAAGGTATCGCAACCATGAACTCTCTTTCTTGCCTGAGAAGGCTcagggaagaaagaagaaggccGCAACAAGGCGAAACGATGATCAGTTGCAGGCCCGACTCAGTAGGCTCGAGGCAATGTACAAAGAAGCCATAGGAAAGCTAGAAAGCAAAAAGTTGTCAGAGGTCATGCAAGAAGCGGGACAATCCCCCTTGTCTGATAACCTATTGAGATTTCCATTTCCAAGGAAGTGCTCCCTACCGACGTTCACAGCCCCGTTCACCGGAACTGGAGACGCGATAGAGCATCTAAGGATGTATCGCATGACACTAACCCAATGGGATCATTACGACGTAGTGTTGTGTAAATTTTTTCCGGCTAGTCTGAGAGACGAAGCCCTGATGTGGttcaaaaactttcctaaagGCTCGGTTAAGTCATTTTCCCACCTATCTGAGTTGTTTCTAGAAACATATATTCACAATAACAGATTCCGACCCGAAGTTGACGTGTTATTCCAAATATCTCGAGGACCAAACGAGTCACTCCGATCCCTGGTAACACGATGGAGAAAACTATGTGCCGAGATTGGAAAAGTCCTCGAAGCTTACGCAATCTTGGGCTTCAAAAATAGTCTTAGGAAGACAGATCCTATATTCGTACGCATGTACGAAACCATGCCAAAGAATTTGGGGAAACTAAGAGAAATCCAGGAGGACTACATAGCCCTGGAAGAACTTCAAGACGGTACTTACGATAATTCGGTGAAAGGAACAAGTAGAGAGGCAAATGTGGTAGAACCACAAAAACCTCATATGCCATGCCAAGGAGCGGGGCGATCCAACAACGGATCAACTCAGTTTGATAAACATCGGAATAGGGGATGGAAAGGGCGAGGCCAGGCCCAACAAAAGAAGGAAAAGTTCGTAAACCCCGTCTACACGAAACTGAATACTCCCATATCCGAGATCCTCAAACAGATTGACAGAAAGCATAAAATCACTTATCCATGGAACAAAG CCCCCACATCTGGAGGAAATATTACAGGAAGAATTCACAAGCTAAACTTCAAAGGTGATGAAGTTTTCAGCGTAGCTAAAGAACCTCCGATCGAGGAGTGGCTGAGAATACCTATCAGCTTCTCGGCCTCGGAGGCACCTGATGGAGGAAGAAGCCACAACGACCCACTAGTGTTCACGATGGCCATTACACTTCCCGAGAATGAAGGCGAAGAAGAGAGACCAAAGGCATTTCCTTGGGCAATGCCAAAAATCCTAATTGACGGAGGTAGTTCTGCTGAGATCCTGTTTTACGATACGTTCAAACAGATGGGTTTTAGGGATGATTGTCTAATACCATCTACCTACAACATATTTGGCTCCAACGACTCATTGACTCGCCCAAGGGGCGAGGTAACATTAGAAATTCGGGTGGGAAAAATCCTCACCTTAACTACTTTCTGTGTAGTGGATGTACTATCACCCTACACAGCTATCGTCGGGCGATCTTGGGTCCATGGGATCAAAGGAGTACCCTCGACCTACCATCAAAGGCTAAGACTCCCCACGCCAGATGGAGTCGCAGAAATTATTGGAGACTCTGGAGAAGCAAAATACTGCTACAATATGGACGTACAGAACGGTGAAAACAAGGTAAACTCTCCAAAGGCGCAGGAAAAAGGGGCAAGAAATGCCAATAATCTAGCTGAAGTCCACGACTACATAACAATAACTACTGATCCAAAACGCTCGAGTGACGTCCCATCCTCGTGTGGCACAGTAACTTCGGGGTCGCTTACAGGGTCGTTATAG